The genomic region GCCGCCGCAATAGGAGAGACGCGGGGGCCCGGAGCCCGAGGCCAGCAGGTGCGTGAAGACCACCGGCCGGTCTTCGCAGCGCAGGAAATTGCGCTCTCTGCCGCAGGgcgagaggaaggggaaagaggccTCGTAGCGACCGCTGTGGTTGGGTCTCAGGCGGGAGAAGAAGGTGACCAGGAACTGTGGGTCTGGAGGAGAAGGACACGGTTGCTTACCATGCCACGCTACCCTGCCCGGGGCCCTACTTCCCCAGGCAATCGGCGCGCCCTGGGCAACGCCACGGGCTGGCGCCGGATGTGGGCACACCACCTTGGCCTCACTCTAGACAGCAGGGCTCATGAGCACAGGATGCCCAGTCCTCTGCTTCGGACGGGCCAGTCGGCAGGCTGGGGAGCAGAGCCCGCCAGGGCCTTGCCgaagggagaagaaaggtggGGAAGAAGTTGCACCGGTACCTTTGAAGCAGGTGATGAAGTTCTTCATTTTGGAGTCATCCAGGAAAAGCTGCAGACAGAGGGGCAGGCCGTGGCCCATGAGTCCCAACTGGAAGCCCGACAGAGTCGGCCCCAGGGCGGGGAGGCTTGGGCAGGCCTGAGCGGGGGCCAGTGTCCACTCTCCTTGCGCTCCTGTGCACGCCGTGTGCAGGGAGGCGAGTGGAAAGTAAACCTGGGAACCCTGCCAACATTCCTGCATCTATCCCGCACTCCGGGCCGTGCGGGTTCCTGGGCTGCCATGCCCTCCCTgtacctctcccttcctcctcaaaAGTTTCTAATCAGATGTGTCACCTCCTCCGCGGAGGCTCCCGGACCTGCTTCCTCCCGGATATGCTGGATGATTCCCCTGCCAGGGCTTGCAAAACAGGCAGGGCGACCCGAAGCTGGGGATCACAGGGTCGGGCAGGATCTGGGGATGCAGAGCGCACGAGACGCAGCAACGGGTGGCAGGTTggctgctggggggcggggcggggggcgacCTCTCTCGGGCTGAGACCGGGCGCCCCAGGCGGTCCAACTCTCGGTCCCACCTCAGCAGTCAAGTTCTCATTCTTTAGAGACCCCGCCCACCCATCCGGCCCCGCCCCTCTCACAGGCGCCCCCTCTCTGGCCCCACCTCTCTAACCGGTGCGCCCGCTCCGGCCACGCTCCCGGCCCACCTGGCCCTGATGATCCACATAATAAAAATACTCTCGCGTCTGGGGCTCTGGGGTCTGGCCCTGCGTGTAGGAgacgcccccgcccccgccgcaggCCCGGGTCCCCGGGGACCGCGCCAAGACCACGGCGCACGGCCGGAGCGCCCTGCATGCCCTCCACATCTTCCTCCCGCGCCGGAAGCGGCGCGCGGGTCACGCGGGACTGGCGCTGCGTGAACAGCCTTCCTCCCCGCGACTCCGCGGCCTCACACTTTGGTTCCGGCAGCTGTCGCGGAGCTCGCTTTCCCGGGTCGCGCGGGATTCCAGGGCCGTGGGCAGCCCCTACGCTGTTCATTCTCTGGCCTGCGGGAGCGGCCCGTCCTGCCATCCcgccggggtggggtgggggtgggggtgggggaaagagaccACCTGCCGGCGGGGTGCGCACGCGAGACGGACTGGGAACGGGGCCCTGGCGGGAGTGCAGgttctgtccctgtccctctgccctcggGGGCCGACCGCCGGCACTGGCCTCTCGGCCTACCGCTCAGAAAGTCAGCTTGGTGGGGCGGAGTCTGCGTGTTCAAGCAGCTTCGGAATCAACACTGCCTAGCCATCTATGGCAGATTGAGGGTAGGGAGGGTCGCAAAAAGCCCACTCCCCGCGCAAACAGGCCTTTATAAAGAGGTCAAGATACATACCCCGGGGGCCTCAGAAGGCGCAGGGCGGCCCAGCACCCACCTGGtgcctcctccctggccctcaTTCCCAGGAACCAGCCTTGCTTGCAGCCCAccgctctcccccccccccccccccccccccccccgcattctCCTCTGGTCTGTCCACCCAGGTGACTGTGCCAGCCCACAGGCTGGCTTATGTGGTGGGCTGCCCAACCCCCAAACCAGCCCCCTGCAGCCCTGCTGCGACTGGAGGAACAGGAGTCGACAGAAAGTGACCATGGCTCTCAAGTGTCCATATGTATTTTATTCACACAAAGTGTTGTCACCTCTTGAATCCATGCGTCAGAGCCAGAGTCTGTGGCCGGGCCACCCACCCCAGGCCCGGAGACCACCCGACTGAGGACGCTACCTCAGGGAACACCCGGGCCACGGCAGGgctgggcttttttgtttttaataaataaaaactcaactctaaaaaatatatatatatatatatgtatatatatataaactgggGAGAAATTAAGTTTTACAATTGGAACTCAAAAttccaaaatggaaaatgtaCAAACTGAGAGTCTAGGTACTTCCTACCCCCAGCTCTGGCCTTGAAGAAGGGCACTCCTGGGCGCTCCCTGGTTCCCCAGCTTGGggttccttccctctcttctacTGCAGGTCCCagatggggatggggcagggttTGGTTTTTGGTCAGGAGCCAAGAAAGTGGCGAAGAAAATGAAGGAGTGAGATCAACTTGCTCTGCAGAGGACAGGCTAGGACGGCTCAGAGATAAATAGCATTTGGGTTAAAACTATGTCATTAGCAAATTTAGTTCTTATATCTTTCCCTCTATATCTCTATACACAGGCGGGTTGGTGTGCTGGATAGATTCTGAATTTATAGTTACAcgaagaaaaaaatactcttgccccccacccccaccctgccccaagaATGCCTGCTCAACCCTGCCCCCGACCCCAGAGGACTTTGGTTTGGGGGCCCCTCCCTACCTAGAGAGAGCCTGCCAGGCCCTGCTCTGGTGATGGGACAGCCCAGTGCCCTGGGGCCCCCAAATTCCCACGGTCTCCACGTTGGAGGCCACAggtggcagggggcaggaggaggctgcaggccaggaaggaaacagaggggaaccggggaggggcagaggaaagaggggCAGCCGGGCAGGGTCCAGGCCAGGGCCAGGCTGAGCGCAGGAGCCCCAGCTCCAGGGGAGGGTGGCATGTGCTCTCGGGCCGGCCGGGAGGGGCAGTGTCACTTGGCTCCAGGAAACAGAAGGCACTTTCTCGGGGCTGACCGGCCGGTGGTGGGCGGGGCGGTGCCCACAGAACTGGCCACGAGGcagcggggtgggaggggggtgtgcGGACAGAGACGCCCTTCCCaacccctctgccctggctgcgACCTCAGGCCCGGGGCCTGGGTGGGAGAGCTGGGGGCTTCCAGGGCTGGGGCGGGCATGGGCGGGGCCTGGCATGCTGCCTCCGCGGCTGGGGcgttccctcccccctcccggcgTGCTCCCCTGCCCGGGCGCACACCCGAGCGTCggctctgtccccccaccctcgGTCCTTGGGACCCACGTGCTATAGCACGCCCTCCATGAAGCTGGTGTCCAGGTGCTGGATGAGCACCCGTAGGAATGACATCTCCTTGCGAGTGTTCTCGAAGATGACGCGCGGGTCGTCCGACCGGCAGCGCAGGCAGTTGGGCGCCATGACCATGGCCAGGTTGCTGACATCCATCTTGGTGATGGCCACGTTGGCTGGCTGCACGAACACCTGcggaagggagaggagggtgggcccAGGCTGGCGTGTTGAGTGCtcggggagggttgggggggggggggagtgcccCACCGCATACCTGAAGGAAGCGGATGAGGTAGCACAGCA from Panthera tigris isolate Pti1 chromosome F2, P.tigris_Pti1_mat1.1, whole genome shotgun sequence harbors:
- the CF2H8orf82 gene encoding UPF0598 protein C8orf82 homolog — protein: MWRACRALRPCAVVLARSPGTRACGGGGGVSYTQGQTPEPQTREYFYYVDHQGQLFLDDSKMKNFITCFKDPQFLVTFFSRLRPNHSGRYEASFPFLSPCGRERNFLRCEDRPVVFTHLLASGSGPPRLSYCGGGEALAVPFEPARLLPLAANGRLYHPAPERAGGVGLVRSALAFELSACFEYPPGAPALPSHVRWQGRRLALTMDLAPLLLAASRP